A part of Myxococcus landrumus genomic DNA contains:
- a CDS encoding NYN domain-containing protein — protein sequence MNGRTNEHRIALFLDFENLVTNTGISASNFDLQPSLDRLLEKGKVVFRRAYCDWSRFNDAKLGLHRFGVELIDVPPSTRAGKNGADMRLVIDALELCYARESIDTFVIASGDSDFCPLAYKLRENGRTVIGLAVKESTSPLFVNACDEFIYLRTRQRSEKGDKEKEKGRHGAAEEAGHGKRARHGREATGRGSKAEGAQAATSSGGKAPAKSDVPQIAREVVQNLLARATGPVNPSLIKETIVRKEPDFDESEYGFATFAKLLAALEQEGVLRRIQQGRQWYVVGPDADLAGGSEAKTKKPGRARAEEEDELESYPDPEEDDAL from the coding sequence GTGAACGGTCGCACCAACGAGCATCGCATCGCTCTCTTCCTGGACTTCGAGAACCTCGTCACCAATACCGGCATCAGTGCCTCCAACTTCGACCTCCAGCCCTCGCTGGACCGGCTCCTGGAGAAGGGCAAGGTCGTCTTCCGACGCGCCTACTGCGACTGGTCCCGCTTCAACGACGCGAAGCTGGGGCTGCACCGGTTCGGCGTGGAGCTCATCGACGTGCCCCCCTCCACGCGCGCGGGGAAGAACGGCGCGGACATGCGCCTGGTCATCGACGCGCTGGAGCTGTGCTACGCGCGCGAGAGCATCGACACCTTCGTCATCGCCTCCGGCGACAGCGACTTCTGCCCCCTGGCCTACAAGCTGCGTGAGAACGGCCGCACCGTCATCGGGCTGGCGGTGAAGGAGTCCACCTCCCCCCTGTTCGTCAACGCGTGTGACGAGTTCATCTACCTGCGCACCCGCCAGCGCTCGGAGAAGGGCGACAAGGAGAAGGAGAAGGGCCGCCACGGCGCCGCCGAGGAGGCAGGCCACGGCAAGCGCGCCCGCCACGGGCGAGAGGCCACCGGCCGCGGCAGCAAGGCGGAGGGAGCCCAGGCCGCGACCAGCTCGGGAGGCAAGGCGCCCGCCAAGTCGGACGTGCCGCAGATTGCCCGCGAGGTGGTGCAGAACCTGCTCGCCCGCGCGACGGGGCCGGTGAACCCCTCGCTCATCAAGGAGACCATCGTCCGCAAGGAGCCGGACTTCGACGAGAGCGAGTACGGCTTCGCCACCTTCGCCAAGCTCCTGGCCGCGCTGGAGCAGGAGGGTGTCCTGCGCCGCATCCAGCAGGGCCGCCAGTGGTACGTGGTGGGGCCCGACGCGGACCTGGCCGGCGGCAGCGAGGCCAAGACCAAGAAGCCGGGCCGCGCCCGCGCCGAGGAGGAGGACGAGCTGGAGTCCTACCCCGACCCGGAAGAGGACGACGCCCTCTGA
- the fba gene encoding class II fructose-bisphosphate aldolase (catalyzes the reversible aldol condensation of dihydroxyacetonephosphate and glyceraldehyde 3-phosphate in the Calvin cycle, glycolysis, and/or gluconeogenesis) has translation MPLIALRPLLDYAAANNFGVAALNVNNMEQIQAIMEAARATQSPAIIQASRGARKYTNDLFLRNLMQAAVELYPEIPIVMHQDHGNSPDTCISAIRMGFTSVMMDGSLEDDGKTPSSYEYNVAVTREVVNVAHRFGVSVEGELGVLGSLEHGMGEKEDGHGAEGKLTLDQLLTDPDQAVDFVNRTGIDALAVAMGTSHGAYKFSRKPSGDVLAMSRIEEIHKKIPNCHLVMHGSSSVPKELCDIINANGGRIKETYGVPVEEIQRGIRAGVRKINVDTDNRLAITGAIRKAFTAKPEEFDPRYYLTPARAAMQAICEERMKQFGQAGHAKKVPHTTLEQMARDYQAGKYGDSARPDTVVGAKKK, from the coding sequence ATGCCGCTCATCGCCCTGCGTCCCCTGCTCGACTACGCCGCCGCCAACAACTTCGGGGTCGCCGCGCTCAACGTCAACAACATGGAGCAGATCCAGGCCATCATGGAGGCCGCTCGCGCCACCCAGAGCCCGGCCATCATCCAGGCCTCGCGCGGGGCGCGGAAGTACACCAATGACCTGTTCCTGCGGAACCTGATGCAGGCGGCGGTGGAGCTCTATCCCGAGATTCCCATCGTCATGCACCAGGACCACGGCAACTCGCCGGACACCTGTATCAGCGCCATCCGCATGGGCTTCACCAGCGTGATGATGGACGGCTCGCTCGAGGACGACGGCAAGACGCCCTCCAGCTACGAGTACAACGTGGCCGTCACGCGCGAAGTGGTGAACGTGGCCCACCGCTTCGGCGTGTCCGTGGAGGGTGAGCTGGGGGTGCTCGGCTCGCTGGAGCACGGCATGGGCGAGAAGGAAGACGGCCACGGCGCCGAGGGCAAGCTCACGCTGGACCAGCTCCTCACGGACCCGGACCAGGCCGTGGACTTCGTCAACCGCACCGGCATCGACGCGCTCGCCGTCGCCATGGGCACCAGCCACGGCGCCTACAAGTTCTCCCGCAAGCCCAGTGGCGATGTGCTGGCCATGAGCCGCATCGAGGAGATCCACAAGAAGATCCCCAACTGCCACCTGGTGATGCACGGCTCCAGCTCCGTTCCCAAGGAGCTGTGCGACATCATCAACGCCAACGGCGGCCGCATCAAGGAGACCTACGGCGTGCCGGTGGAGGAGATTCAGCGCGGCATCCGCGCGGGCGTGCGCAAGATCAACGTCGACACGGACAACCGCCTCGCCATCACCGGCGCCATCCGCAAGGCCTTCACCGCCAAGCCCGAGGAGTTCGACCCGCGCTACTACCTGACGCCCGCGCGCGCCGCGATGCAGGCCATCTGCGAGGAGCGCATGAAGCAGTTCGGGCAGGCGGGCCACGCGAAGAAGGTGCCGCACACCACGCTGGAGCAGATGGCTCGCGACTACCAGGCCGGCAAGTACGGCGACAGCGCGCGTCCGGACACCGTCGTCGGCGCGAAGAAGAAGTAG
- a CDS encoding PilZ domain-containing protein → MQADTRDGTRGRESVLGYRVGTELTAVASFGNSDAPGRLVQLSLEHLTLHLDSDAMPRPGQAASVVLGQGERWATSLDAEVMEVRGGRPEVSLRFVSPPLDAGRRIVTVLEALRDNGLLLPPETRPVWKERIDRKDRVARICEALVGRQARGVARTAQGVKANVTAVYFDAMNARMGWRFDGPVPSGPFVVEAFGYSSVVHLEARDAHEEAGRVMVSLPTEVVRYRHRWLRRAPPSSPCTLSFNHPMWPQVHVRRPVLDLSYEGVAFMTEPGEDLLYPGLRQPVLEVAMEGMAPVRLRAEVRNISSTAAGRRCGMSVRPLDAEGARAWRALVEAQMHPSTRVEGDWGDATWKLFQGSGYFGLPGKSPEDFVEERPWFDATQERMEGRTRLGYRVVRPAGESLEATLSVVKPYEGTWMAHQLARQHVPGQRSSAREALRDIYLRGYEPTQVDPDVKWFIAFCEANVRWVRFTKFDFASWYEHTGQACLAPFRLMEAEVDREWDVPEDVEVGPPTEAERERFFQEIERTRPVAYREALDLVPERFDLSRARMKWGEAGLGRERELRVARVQGRAVAMAVLESAQPGVNLFNVLDGVRMVSLGDDSQPETQRALLALLANAAEWYRARGRRVFVHYVEGECVEYVERAALADLGEGKLWVISSALLPEFLEHLCESTTPRPVA, encoded by the coding sequence ATGCAGGCGGACACACGGGACGGGACGCGCGGCCGGGAATCGGTGCTGGGCTACCGGGTGGGGACGGAGCTGACCGCGGTGGCTTCGTTCGGCAACAGCGATGCACCGGGCCGTCTGGTGCAGCTCTCCTTGGAGCACCTGACGTTGCACCTGGACTCGGACGCGATGCCGCGTCCAGGACAGGCCGCGTCCGTGGTGCTGGGTCAAGGTGAGCGGTGGGCCACGTCCTTGGACGCGGAGGTGATGGAGGTGCGTGGTGGGCGACCCGAGGTGAGCCTGCGCTTCGTCTCGCCTCCGCTGGACGCGGGCCGCCGCATCGTCACCGTGCTGGAGGCGCTGCGCGACAACGGCCTGCTGTTGCCGCCGGAGACGCGGCCGGTGTGGAAGGAGCGCATCGACCGCAAGGACCGGGTCGCTCGCATCTGCGAGGCGCTGGTGGGCCGTCAGGCGCGTGGCGTGGCGCGCACGGCGCAAGGCGTGAAGGCCAACGTGACGGCCGTCTACTTCGACGCGATGAACGCGCGCATGGGCTGGCGCTTCGACGGGCCGGTGCCGTCGGGCCCGTTCGTGGTGGAGGCGTTCGGCTACAGCAGCGTGGTGCACCTGGAGGCTCGCGACGCGCATGAGGAGGCCGGCCGGGTGATGGTCTCCCTGCCCACGGAGGTGGTGCGCTACCGCCACCGCTGGCTGCGCCGCGCGCCGCCCAGCAGCCCCTGCACGCTGTCTTTCAACCACCCCATGTGGCCGCAGGTCCACGTGCGGCGGCCGGTGTTGGATTTGTCCTATGAGGGCGTGGCCTTCATGACGGAGCCGGGCGAGGACCTGCTGTACCCGGGCCTGCGTCAGCCGGTGCTCGAGGTGGCCATGGAGGGCATGGCGCCGGTGCGGCTGCGCGCGGAGGTGCGCAACATCTCCAGCACCGCGGCGGGACGCCGGTGCGGCATGTCCGTGCGTCCGCTGGACGCGGAGGGTGCTCGGGCCTGGCGCGCGCTGGTGGAGGCGCAGATGCATCCGTCCACCCGCGTGGAAGGCGACTGGGGCGACGCGACGTGGAAGCTCTTCCAGGGCTCTGGCTACTTCGGCCTGCCCGGCAAGTCGCCCGAGGACTTCGTCGAGGAGCGCCCCTGGTTCGACGCCACGCAGGAGCGGATGGAGGGCCGCACGCGCCTGGGCTACCGGGTGGTGCGCCCCGCGGGTGAGTCGCTGGAGGCCACGCTGTCGGTGGTGAAGCCCTACGAGGGGACGTGGATGGCGCACCAGTTGGCGCGTCAGCATGTGCCCGGTCAGCGCTCCTCGGCGCGCGAGGCGCTGCGAGACATCTACCTGCGCGGCTACGAGCCCACGCAGGTGGACCCGGACGTGAAGTGGTTCATCGCCTTCTGCGAGGCGAACGTGCGCTGGGTGCGCTTCACCAAGTTCGACTTCGCGAGCTGGTACGAGCACACGGGCCAGGCGTGCCTGGCGCCCTTCCGCTTGATGGAGGCGGAGGTGGACCGGGAGTGGGATGTGCCCGAGGACGTGGAGGTGGGGCCGCCCACCGAAGCGGAGCGCGAGCGCTTCTTCCAGGAAATCGAGCGCACGCGTCCGGTGGCCTACCGCGAGGCGTTGGACCTGGTGCCCGAGCGCTTCGACCTGTCGCGCGCGAGGATGAAGTGGGGCGAGGCGGGCCTGGGCCGCGAGCGCGAGCTGCGCGTGGCGCGGGTGCAGGGCCGCGCGGTGGCGATGGCGGTGCTGGAGTCCGCGCAGCCGGGCGTCAACCTCTTCAACGTGCTCGACGGCGTGCGGATGGTGTCGCTGGGCGACGACTCACAGCCGGAGACGCAGCGGGCCTTGCTGGCGCTCCTGGCCAACGCGGCGGAGTGGTACCGGGCGCGAGGCCGCCGCGTGTTCGTCCACTACGTGGAAGGGGAGTGCGTGGAGTACGTGGAGCGCGCCGCCCTCGCGGACCTGGGAGAGGGCAAGCTCTGGGTCATCTCCTCCGCGCTCCTGCCCGAGTTCCTCGAGCACCTCTGCGAGTCCACCACGCCGCGCCCCGTCGCCTGA